The genomic region CTGAAttcttcaataaaaaaaaaaccaCATTTGACCCATTCAAGGAATAGTTTATGGCTTTATTGTATTAAATCAGCGAACTACAACGTTTTGACATTGTAAATATGTCTGATGAATTAAATAATGTGATGTTGGATGAGATGCTGCATGGAGACGAGGAAGGTACAGAAAAGAAAACGCCATGCAACTCGGCTTCTAACCTCATTTTGCCAAATACTGTTTTGAATCCTCAATATATTCACTATTTTGTGACCTACATGCAATGATGAGCGTTGGGTAGGTGATTTAAAAGTGTTTTCACAAATAGACCTAAATAAGACCCTGGAGTGTTTGGCCGTCTATAAAGATGCAAAACAAACTCTGGTCCAAATGAATTCTGAAACTTGCCCAACAGTTACAGTTGCAGCAGAACGTTTgagaaatataatatatattcagCAGGCCCTTAACACTGATTGGTACACACTAATACTATTGAGTCCTTATAAATTGTAATAATAAACAAGGCTAAATTGGACAACCGAAACAAAATAATAATGTCACTGGGCAAGTAATATTAGCCTATGTAAACACATTTTGTTAATAGAATACATGCTTATAGCAGTAGTTTTTTGAACTGTGAAGGTTTTGTTCGATTCATATTTAAAATTATTATTGTACACAAAGACAACTGTATGGCAAAAGCTGAAATGTGTTACTGGTATTGTAATGAGTGACTAAGGAAGGTTTTTTATTTTTAGCTTTTTGGCTATTCATTGTCGATAATGAAGATGAGTGAAATGTCAGTACTGCTATGTCCGCAGCAGTTTTACATTCTCTGCGGTGGTGCAAGAATACTATTCTAAAGGCATTACTGTACCTGAGGTAAATGTTGTATCTTATAGCTTCTTGTGAACTTTGACCTCTTGCTCATCATGTTCTGTGTCTGTTAATGAGAAGATAATACCTGTCTGAGACCACTCTAGCTGTCTCCATAGTAACGTATGAAAATTATCTGACAACTGTGCACAACAAACATTCGATATAATGCTTGGATTTATTCATTGCCAGACAAAGTTGGCACAACAGTTTATTAGGTATGATAATAGGCAAAACTTGTTTTTAAAGCAATGCAATAAACATTACATTTTACAAACTGCATGTTCCTATTCAAGCTTAACACATCTTTACAAAAACAATCTGTAGCTCCATTAGGCTAAATTAAACAGTAGTTAAAGGGCATAATCTGCTTACCTTTGATTGCTTAGCGGTCCTCAATGGATACAGTCAGCAGGTACTGTAGTCGGATTCTCTCTTTCAATGTCCTGGTATTCAACCTCTGCATGCCATCACTGGCTCTCACGTTATATCCAAAATTTAAACTGTTTTATAACTCGATCAGAGTGGCTAAGTTGATCCAGTTGTATCTATGTTTGAACCAGACTGGCTAAATTCattctacacaatacatttaattAAAGCGGCAATCTGTAACTTAAATTTCCAGTCCTTTGTTCTGCGCTTGCTGTCATTTCTGGAATGAAAGTAACATATTGTGGCTTTAATTGAGTAATGAATTATGGTACTTGGTGCTGACCTATATGCATTAGCTAAACATATGTATCAAAAGCGAATCTGTTGCCGCCCCAAGTTGGTTAACGTAAGTTTTTTGTTGGAAAACCCGAGAACAAAGCTAAAGCTTATGAGGAGAGAACTGATGTATGTCGCAACATGGTCCTCATTTGAATGAACTCACAAGTATaaccacacacacaggctactCTAACAAAAGGTAAAAACATATTTAATTGACTAGTTGTGACTAGTTAGTGCTTGTACTGGGACTGAATAAATATGTGGAACAGCTGGGGCTCCCCAAAGACAGGAGCAAAGCAAGGGGGAGAATGCAGGTGAGAGGTACTCTCTTTGGAACACAGAACGTACCTCCTGGTCCAGATTGTAGTCCTCTTTGGAATTGAGTGCAAGTTTCACAGACATGTAATCCCCACTTTTCACTGCATCCCGCAGCTCACCTGAGGGACACACAGATTTCACATCAGCAGTTGTCTACATCcatgtgtggaagagagaggtCCATGTACAGCCGATGTTGAGAGACTGCTGGAAAACATGAGAGAAAGAGGGTATGCACTTACTGGGAGATAGAGGTGGAGCAGAGAGAATCTCATCCTCTCCGTTCAAATGTTTCTGAAAGTCCTCCAGCGTCATCCAGTCCAAGTTGAGGTCCATTCCAAGGTTAAGAGAGGCTTGCCCTTTGTCTGTCAGTCACAAACCACATCCAATAGTACATTTAGTATTATTTCACATGGCCATTATGAGAGTCTATCCAGAAACAACCATTTGCCCCTTAAcacttgtgtagatctgaaaGGATTGGATAGGTGTTAGCAATAATGGTAGGTTTTgtaacagatgtgtgtgtgttgtctttctgtgtgtgtctttgtgtgtatgtctgcatgtatgtgtgtttgttggttCTGTGGCATACCAGACTTGTCAGCGCTCTCCAAGGGGTCTTGATTGTCGTCACAGGCGATGAAGAGGCGTGGctcgctgtcctctctcctcctcctcctcctgtcatcCTCTTGGGTCCTCCTCTCCCAACGTTGAGCCTCCTCCCTCCGGTCCTCTCCACCGAACTTTGACTTCTGGGCAGGTTCCTCCTCTGCCTCCGCCCTGTCACCAGTCTCCATAGCACCGGGGCTCTGACTGGGCCGAAATGCTGTTAGATaagggaaaataaatacaaataaaaagatGGCATAAAAGAGGTTCCTGTGTGGCTGAGTTTGTAGTTTGATTCCCACAAGGGACTAGTACGataaagtatgaaaatgtatgcactcactactgtaagttacTCTAAATAAGATTACTAAAATGTCAGTTACATTTTTGTTTATGTCTTGGTTGAGTCAATATGTAGTGGCTGCGTCCACTACATTCATAcgcaattaaaaaaaataaaaaattaacagacCCTTTCAATTCTTCTCACCGTCTGTATGTTTGGACTTATCTGGCTCTGGCTTCCGAGCAGGTGACTCCTTTGTCGGCTTGGTCCTTTTCTCAATTTTCCCTATGAGCTGAAATTTGAACATAAACATTTAAGATTTTACTTGAGGCAGCTTAAGATAGACTTTGAGGGCCCTGCCGCTGGCTATATCACCAGCATTTATTTACTAACCCCGTACATTTAGTGCAGAACTGCTTGGCATACCTTAGGTGGTTTAGTGTTCTCTGTGGTGGTGGGCTGGTGGACCATCTGTTTGCGGGGAACACGGTCCTTGGCCTCGCAGTTCAGCAGGAACTTCTCAAACAGGTTAGTGGAGGCGGTCGGCTCCTTATCCCCACCCACTACAACTTTAGACTCCTCCACAGTCTTGCTAGTGCTTGCCCCTGCaccagaggaggaagaggaagaagaggatgaggaagagggaatTTTAGGCAGTGCAGGGGTGGTCTCGTGGCTCTTGCCCTTGGCCTTCTTGTGGACTTGGGCTGGGGCAGGAGTGTCGCTGGAGTCAGAGGTTGGTGTCGGCTCATCCCGGCCCTGGCTCTTGGAGGAAGTGAGGCTCTTCAGTTTTGCGAGGCCGCTTGCGGAGAGCATTGGCGACGAAGTTTCCAGTTTCTTGCCTTTCTTGTCCTGAAGGAAGTCCTTGATGCCCTGCAGCTTCAGTTCTGACTTACCCTTCTTATTCTTGGGCTTGTCATCAGCGCGAGACTTTTCCGTTGTGGTGGTATCATCCGTCTGGGACTCAGATGGCCCCTCGCTAAGCTCTTCTTCCAGGGGGGCGGTGGCCTCATCTTCAGTGGACTCCAGATCACCCCTTCGatccttctttttcttctttttcttcttcccttcctccccattCTCTTTTTTCCAGTGCTTCCCTCCATCCTTGGTCTTGTCCTTCCTGTGCTTCTTGGAGGGCACAGGGGCTTCTTCCTCTTCATCGGAGTCAACAAATCTCTTTTTGGAGTCGGACATCTTGGTTCCGCGGCCAGGGGTTGGGGGAGGGGAAAGCTCCTCTTCATCAGACTCCGGTGCCGGACGAGGCCTGAAGTCCTCCTTGCGCTTGTCTTTCTTCTttttcctcttctccttcaggggaggtgcctcctcctcctcctcttctctgggcttcttctttttcttcttcttaacATGCAGGTCTGTGGGCTTGTCAATATCACTGTCGCTGTCAGAGTCAGCATCGAACACATCACTCTTCATGGGCAACTTCTACAAAGGAGAGGGGACATTCACATCAGCCATTGAAAGTGATATTGGTTACTCGAAAGGTAGTTCATGTAACAGTCAGTCCCATAAAGCACTTTCCATTCCAGCAATTAGACTCGCCTTTCTTACAATGGCTATGATCATTCTGGATGGGACTTACCATGCATTTCTTAGCATCTTGGTCTTTCGTGACCTTAGCCTCTGCCAGAGCCCTCTTGTAGCCCAGGAGCACCTCCCTGCAATCCTCCAGGTGGGCCTCAGGCTCCCATGTGTCATCGTCAGAGGAGTAGTTCTTCCAGCGAACGCGGTACAGGACCTCCCCCTAAAGACAAGGGCAAATATATGTGGATGATAGTTTCCCGGgtttcgaccatattaatgacctaaggctcgtatttctgtgttactgcgttataattaagtctatgatttgatagagcagtctgactgagcgatggtggGCACCAGCAGgttcataagcattcattcaaacagcacttttttTGCATTTtgcagcagctctgctgtttatgaattcaagcctatcaactcccgagattcggctggtgtaacgatgtgatgtgaaatggctagctagttagcggggcgcgcactaatagcgtttcaaacgtcactcgctctgagacttggagtaggtgttccccttgctctgcatgggtaatgctgcttcgagggtggctgttgtcaatgtgttcctggttcgagcccaggtaggagcgaagagagggacggaagctatactgttacactggcaatactaaaatgcctataagaacatccaatagtcaaaggtatatgaaatacaaaacggtagagagagaaattgtcctataattcctataataactacaccCTAAACTTTCTTacatgggaatattgaagactcatgttaaaaggaaccaccagctttcatatgatctcatgttctgagcaaggaacttaaacatttgctttcttacatggcacatattgcacttttactttcttctccaaaactttgtttttggattatttaaaccaaacatgtttaattatttatttgaggctaaattgattttatttatgtattatattaagttaaaataagtgttcattcagtattgttgtaattgtcagtattacaaataaatgttaataatcgtccgattaatcggtatctgttttttccccctccaattatcggtatcggcgttgaaaaatcataatcggttgacctctacatGTGACTAATGTGTTCTGGTTCAAATGAGGTACGTGTGTGACTGCAGCACAGTGCATGGCTGGTCGTGATTGTAAACAAAGCACAGCGAGAGCCAGGTTTCTCTCCACCCAGAGGTTTTGTTTTCCTTTTTCCCGCCCTCATACTCTCAGCTCAAATGCAATTTAGATAAGAGGAACTGGCTGTGCAAGTGACTtctccacacacacccctcctcctcatccaatATTGCCCTCCCCTCTTCTTCCAGAACACTGGAGGTTTGGCGGGGCTGGGTGTTTCACTCTGAATCACTGTTGAGCCACAATCACAAGCCTCAGAAAATCCTCTTTTTCTCCCTTTCACCTAACACTCGCTCCATCTCACACAGATCAGACCTACACAAACACATTCTCTCCCTTTACTTATACACACAGATTCTTGCTTGCACTTTAATAGAAGAGCCTACTGCTTAATCCCTGTGACACATGGCCCATGTTGTGTAGCAACTCAGCAGCtctcctctatagtgtagtacagtGATATCACCAGACTGAAATGTGATAGCCAGGGACCTTTGCCAAACTCTGCCCCCCCACCAAAGTGTGAACTTACCCTCatacataaaataaaaaaaacattggaTTGGTATAAGAAAAATGGTTTACTGTTTTCTCTAATTAGCATACCATGTAAGTCAGTTGTTCCATGTCAACAaactaatgtgtatgtaaactgccATCTTGTCCATTTCAAATCTTCTCTCCATCAATGAGATAAGATTTGAAATAGACAAGATGGCGGTATACACATTGTTGGATTACTTCATGGTGCATTTTCTAAATTCCAACGTTCAAACCTGCAACTAGCCATGGAAGTGTAGAAGACAGCGGTGGTTTCCAAGTCGGGAATTGTTTAAGTATTGCCAATTAGAGACTGGTCGAAAATGCCCTGCATGCCCTTAACACTAACTGTTAACGTTAGTTAACTGTTAACCTAAGTATCAACGTTTATCCGCCAAACTGTAACAGCTAGTAATATCTTAATAGCTCTGGTCTGTACCATCTTATTAGGTACCGTGGAAAATTTGCTTAATAGCTAATACGTCCagttatttagctagctaacttacacAAAACATGTCTAGACTATTAGCTAGTTTGCTAACGTTAGCACTTTCCTAACCAACTAGCATAGCAAATTAACTAGCACATGTAGCTAGCTCATTAAAGACAATTACGACTTGGTTGTGCAAGGCTTAGTACAGAGGGTTTGTTGTATTTGGGAAGTCTGCGCAAGTGGGGATGGATATAGTCCAGAAACGCGAAAGAATAACAGTCTGTCCGACCTTGGCCTAGCGCAAGGAGAGGGCGTCGTATGGGCAAAGTTGTGCAGCCATTTCAATTTCCTTTCGGTTGGCTAACTGTGCATGGACATTTTAGCATTTCTAGCTAGCTATGTTGTCTATTTACAGTTTAAATACATTAATCACGGTTCCCAGTGTTTAAACCGTCTCATTATTGTCACATTGTGTAGCTAGATAAAGCTACCGTTCAGCTAGATGGCTAACAACCAAAACTGCCTagcagtaacgttagctagctgggtTTCGTTACCTCCTCCGTTCGCATGTCAATAATCCTCTCCACTTCGTACACATCTTCAACCTCGTCTTCGCTGTCTCCAGCCTCTGGCTTTTCCGCCATTTTATCGTTAGTTATAAACAATTATTCGTTACTTTTCTTATTATGCCTTAGCCGGTATTACAGCCAAGACCGGAGCTAGCTACAGTACAAGATGTCTATTTTTTGATTTACTTCGCTAGCCACAGTGACTTTCTGCTACTTGCTAGCTGGTTAACGTTACAGAGGGGGAGCTGATAGATTAGGTGAGCTGTCTGAGTAGGAGGGGAAAACTAACAGTGCATTTTCACCAGACGTGGCGTCAGCAGGAGAAGGTCCGCCCCCATTCATTCTTGATGGCATAAGAAGAAATGTACAGGCAATTGTGGGAAATGAGCGGCGAGAACCCTGCCAGCAGAGCGGGAGAAAAAGTTGAACAGTAACTAAGTTTGGTGAAACATCTTTGATATGTTGTAATGGCCAGGTATATTTTCTCATTAACGTGGTATTTACACttaacaaaaaacaaaaataaacgcaatatgtaaagtgttggtcccatgtttcatgagctgaaataaaagatcccggaAATGTCATACACACAATAAAGCATACTTCTCTAAAATGTTCTGCACAgaattgtttacatccctgttagtgagcatttctcctttgctaaataatccatccacctgacaggtgtggcattgcAAGAAActtgaaacagcatgatcattacacaggggcaccttgtgctggggacaatgaaaggccactaaaatgtgcagttttgtcacaacacaatgccacagatgtctcaagttttgagggagcatgcaatttgcAATGCTTActgcaggtatatctctctggtcacccccaaaaccaattctttctttggccgcctctccttccagttctctgctgccaatgactggaatgaagtacaaaaatctctgaaactggaaacacttatctccctcacgagctttaagcaccaactgtcagagcagctcacagattactgcacctgtacatagcccacctataatttagcccaaacaactacctctttccctacagtatttattttatttatttatttattttgctcctttgcaccccattatttgtatttctactttgcacattcttccactgcaaatctaccattccagtgttttacttcctatattgtatttactttgccaccatggccttttttgcctttacctcccttatctcaccttatttgctcacattgtatatagacctgtttatactgtattattgactgtatgtttgttttactccatgtgtaactctgtgtcgttgtatgtgtcgaactgctttgctttatcttggccaggtcgcaattgtaaatgagaacttgttctcaacttgcctacctggttaaataaaggtgaaataaaaaaattaaaaggtatgtccaccagacctgttgcctgagaatttaatgttcatttctgtaCCATAAGTCGCCGCcaaagttgttttagagaatttggcagtacgtccaaccggcctcacaactgtagaccacatgtaaccacaccagcccaggacttccacatccggcttcttaaCCTGCGGGAATATCTGAGACCAGAACCCGGACAGccgatgaaactgtgggtttacaCAACCAAAGACTTTCtgcagaaaccgtctcagggaagttattttatttaattgaattttttgttatttttaccCACCccccccaatttcatggtatctaattggtagttacagtcttgtctcgtaCAGTCTTGTCCCTGCAACTCTCAaacagactcgggagaggtgaagatcgagagccgtgcgtcctctgaaactCAACCCAACCATGCTGCACTGCTTCTTGTCACAAtgtccacttaacccggaagccagccgcgcCAATGTgtttcggaggaaacactgtgcacctggcgaccgtgtcagcgtgcactgtgcccggcccggcACAGGAGTCGCTaatgcacgatgggacaaggacatccctgcaggccaaaccctcacctaacccggaagacgctgggctaattgtgcgccgaCTCGGTCGTGGCCGGCTGCAACGAAGCCTGAActctaacccagaatctctagtgggaCAGCTAGCAGGGAGGCCTCAGGGAAGTTCATCTGCGTGCTCATCGTCCTTACCAGGGCTGACCTGACTGCCGTTTGGCAtagtaaccaacttcagtgggctaATGCTCATATTCGATGGCCACTGGTACGCTGGAGAATTGTGCTCttcaaatcaagttttatttctcacatgcgctgaatacaacaagtgtagaccttaccgtgaaatgcttacttacaatcccttaaccaacagtgcaattcatgatgagttgttcagcagtcttatggcttgggggtagaagctgttaaggagccttttggtccgagacttggcgcaccggtactgcttgccgtgtggtagcagagaaaacagtctatggcttgggtgactggaatctctgacaattttttaggctttcctctgacaccgcctattatataggatGCACCATGCTAAATctcctcctgagggggaaaaggtgttgtcgtgccctcttcacaactatcttggtgtgtttggaccatgatagttcgttggtgatgtggataccaaggaacttgaaactctcgacccgctccactacagccctgtctatGTCAATGGGGCCCTGTTCGGccagccttttcctgtagtccacgaccagctcctttgtcttgctcacattgagggagaggttgttttcctggcaccacactgtcaggtctctgaccctTACCAGTTATCTGACCCTTACTGTAATATTTGACCATGAGAATACATTAGGTCTTTAAAAACTCTGTGATAGCAGACAGCAGCAATAGGCCTAGGTTATTATGGTCATATTTATTATGATCAATTGATTTGATGAGGATGTTGTATTCTAAAGTAAAAGGATTTCTTCTGGAAGAAAAAGATTTTATATGACTGGCTGATCATTACGGCCCACTGGACAACCCTTCGCCCCAAAGATTGCCCGCTAGCTAAAGCAGGCCACTGTGAGTATGCTAATgagttgctagttagctagctagccaactttacaTACTGTAAAGCTAAGTGAAATATCatcagctaactaactaacttcATATTAGTTTGTTATTTTGATGTAAGcctagtccctgtgcccaagaatgtgaaggtaacctgcctaaatgactaccaccctgtagcactactttgaaaggttggtcatggctcacatcaacaccattatcccggaaaccctagacccactccaatacgcatactgccccaacagatccacaaattacaatatctcaatcgcactccacactgccctttcccatgtGAGAAttgtgttcattgactacagctcagtgttcaaaacgcccacaaagctcatcactaagctaaggatcctggggctaaacacctccctctgcaactggatcctggacttcctgacgggccgcccccaggtggtaagggttggcaataacacatctgccacactgatcttcAATACCGGGGCACCTCAGGGGTGCTTGCTTAGTCTCatcctttactccctgttcacccacgactgcatgaccaggcaccactccaacaccatcattaagtttgctgatgacacaacagcttgatcaccgacaacgatgagacagtctataggggggagttcagagacctggcagtgtggtgccaggacaacaacctctccctcaatgtgagcaagacaaaggagctcatcgtggactacaggaaaaggcgggccgaacaggcccccattaacatcacctgggctgtagtggagcgggtcgagagttgcaagttccttggtgtccacatcaccaacaaactatcatggtccaaacacaccaagacagttgcgAAGAGGgaacaacaacaccttttccccctcaggagactgaaaagatttggcatgggtccccagatcctcaaaaggttctacagctgcaccatcgatagcatcttgaccggttgcatcactgccttgtatggcaaccgcttggcatctgaccttaaggcgctacagagggtagtgcaaacggcccagtacatcactggggcaaagcttcctgccatccagggcctatataataggcggtgtcagaggaaagaccataaaattgtcagagactccagtcacccaagttatagactgttttctctgctaccacacggcaagcggtaccggagcgccaagtctagggcCGAAAGGCTCCTCAACatattctacccccaagccataaggatGCTGAACAATTCATTAAATCgtcaccggacaatttacattgaccccccttttgtacactgctgctaactcactgtttgtttgttacctctgcatagtcacttcacccccacctacatgtacagattatcTCAACTAGCCtttacccccgcacactgactcggtaccggtgcccgctgtatatagcctcgtcatGTTATTCTTAtggtgttactttttattattactttttattttagtctacttggtaaatattttcttcttcttgaactgcactgttggttaagggcttgtaagtatgcattacacggtaaggtctacacttgttgtattcagcgcatgtgacaaataaagttggatttgatttgatattacaGTAATGTTATTCACTATTGAATCCACTAGGTGGCATAACCAATCTTTCGTTTCATGTACCCTGCACCTAAACATTTGTAGGATGTGTGCACATTGCCTGGAACTGgcggagaatctcaattgcatacttcACACCTCCTCGCTTCCTTCCCAAAACCCATTGGAAGAGATATCCAGaagtccctcccctctgaccttctcttcctccaatgggttttgtgcagtggaggctgctgaggggaggacggctcataataatatcTTTCCCAAATGAGAAAACCCCTAGGTGGTATATAGCTACAACTGGAAGGTTCAGACAACTTTTCCTTGCAGCTTAGTAGAacttacacagcaggttaggagaattaacgtagcaggtgtagctcccttcagtaaccacgagcacaaccgttccttgattttaactggcggctttattctgtagttttagtcagaattatcacCTTCCGTGAGAACTATAAAGTAAATGAAAAATACAGTTAAGCACACTCTTACAACCTTATCTTACGAGTGACTTATTAGCTTGGTATAACTCTGAAGTGCTTACATGCATAACAGTTTAACCGGCGTTATAACGGGTTCAGATTAAACACATGAATAAAGGAAAACATACCTCATTGGCTGCTTATACAGAAGGGAGGAAATCAAACTTCACACATATTATCACTGGCATGAATTCACACTTCATCCTAACAAACACTCTTCAACCTTTATGAACTACACCCGATGACTTGAAAACTTAGCTAACTAGCAGCGCAGGATTGCCTTCCCTCCAACAGTGTGTTGCTACAATAAGGATCCCTGTTACAACAGTATTAGCTACGTGGTTCCGCTTGTATTATCATTTCCCCCGCACAGCGGACacgtaaacaattcaaacaaaagaCAACGACATAACCTGTAAGTCTAACTGTCAGTtacagcaggttaggataattatgGTTATGGTGAGGGTAGggagcaacacatctgccacgctgatccttaaccctggagccccccaggggtgcgtgcttagttccctcctgtactccctgttcacccacgactgcatggccaggcacgacttcaacaccatcattaagtttgcagacaacacaacagtggtaggcctgatcaccgacaacgacgagacagcctatagggaggacgtcagagacctggccaggtggtgccagaataacaacctattcctcaacgtaaccaagactaaggagatgattgtggactacaggaaaaggaggacagagcacacccccattctcatcgaagggGCTCTAgcgaagcaggttgagagcttcaagttccttggtgtccacatcaccaacaaactatcatggtccaaacacaccagcatttcattgtaaggcctacctgttgtatttggcacatgtgacaaataaactttgatttgatttgatttcccaAAAAGGATTTGGGTTCGCTaaaatgctctcctaacctgcAACTTCAACATGggga from Oncorhynchus masou masou isolate Uvic2021 chromosome 29, UVic_Omas_1.1, whole genome shotgun sequence harbors:
- the LOC135519183 gene encoding M-phase phosphoprotein 8-like isoform X2, with protein sequence MAEKPEAGDSEDEVEDVYEVERIIDMRTEEGEVLYRVRWKNYSSDDDTWEPEAHLEDCREVLLGYKRALAEAKVTKDQDAKKCMKLPMKSDVFDADSDSDSDIDKPTDLHVKKKKKKKPREEEEEEAPPLKEKRKKKKDKRKEDFRPRPAPESDEEELSPPPTPGRGTKMSDSKKRFVDSDEEEEAPVPSKKHRKDKTKDGGKHWKKENGEEGKKKKKKKKDRRGDLESTEDEATAPLEEELSEGPSESQTDDTTTTEKSRADDKPKNKKGKSELKLQGIKDFLQDKKGKKLETSSPMLSASGLAKLKSLTSSKSQGRDEPTPTSDSSDTPAPAQVHKKAKGKSHETTPALPKIPSSSSSSSSSSSGAGASTSKTVEESKVVVGGDKEPTASTNLFEKFLLNCEAKDRVPRKQMVHQPTTTENTKPPKLIGKIEKRTKPTKESPARKPEPDKSKHTDAFRPSQSPGAMETGDRAEAEEEPAQKSKFGGEDRREEAQRWERRTQEDDRRRRRREDSEPRLFIACDDNQDPLESADKSDKGQASLNLGMDLNLDWMTLEDFQKHLNGEDEILSAPPLSPSELRDAVKSGDYMSVKLALNSKEDYNLDQEDSSGMSLSMLAAAGGQDDILRLLIKKGVKVNGRQKNGTTALMHAAEKNFLTTVAILLEAGSYVNAPTLGGETALMKACKRGNADVVRLLLEYGADCNILSKHKNTAMYFAKVSNNLLVYDLIKDHINMLSSVAEDTIRAFFETRLALLEPVFPLACHRLCEGPDFSLEFGYKQSPHTPGEGSGILLFIFHANFLSEITARLCGPCSVHAVVLNDKFQLPIFLDSHFIYSFSPVPGINKLFIRLAESPTAKVKLLICAYRVQLQ